One window of Campylobacter avium LMG 24591 genomic DNA carries:
- a CDS encoding LysE family translocator: protein MIFIITIACVSFLPGLCMNLALSLGLSVGFKNTLYMMFGELLSLLLVILLCAYSLSFIAQYELFFKIFKILSSIFLLYIAYTLLKAKFAEAECVISNKAKFVLFAQGFMATISNPKAWIFMLSILPKFISLSNIYILSAIILLIEFSALCTYALGGYAFRFFLKDYAHILAKISALCVALMSFYILYDL from the coding sequence ATGATTTTTATAATAACCATTGCTTGCGTTTCCTTTCTGCCCGGCCTTTGTATGAATTTAGCCCTTTCTTTAGGCCTTAGTGTGGGCTTTAAAAACACTTTGTATATGATGTTTGGCGAGCTTTTATCCTTGCTTTTAGTAATCTTACTTTGTGCTTATAGTCTTAGTTTTATAGCACAATACGAGTTATTTTTTAAGATATTTAAAATTCTATCTAGCATTTTTTTACTATACATAGCTTATACCTTGCTTAAAGCTAAATTCGCTGAGGCTGAGTGCGTCATTAGCAACAAGGCCAAGTTTGTGCTTTTTGCACAGGGCTTTATGGCCACTATATCAAATCCTAAGGCTTGGATTTTCATGCTTTCAATCCTGCCTAAATTTATATCCTTATCCAACATCTACATTCTTAGCGCTATCATTTTGCTTATCGAATTTTCAGCACTTTGCACCTATGCTTTGGGCGGCTATGCTTTTAGATTTTTTTTGAAAGATTACGCACATATTTTGGCCAAAATTTCAGCCCTGTGCGTAGCTTTGATGAGTTTTTATATACTTTATGACTTATAA
- a CDS encoding DUF234 domain-containing protein, with the protein MAKLVDFYCVFDGCFIRASSSDLFESIKNDILPFYPLLSSKFKLDKQSAKALHILAKNSRKRYSINKQLGHFAASFTMNKLLERGFLQIEKSKEEKIKRKKGQKLKKALRKYTIQDKVLFRNNFLRFFAYFLQPNENLILNKAYDELLAKIKKEFKHYQSLCFEGLGRELLESKFKINSISSFWSNDVEIDLFYKDSKLTVLGEVKFKDKKICKNVFNSLQNKAKILNLKPDYFVIFSKSGFSSELIKNKEANLLLFDFDELKTLLKDTDERKYTKKPRL; encoded by the coding sequence TTGGCGAAGTTGGTTGATTTTTACTGTGTTTTTGATGGTTGCTTTATAAGGGCGAGCTCGAGCGATTTATTTGAAAGCATTAAAAATGACATCCTGCCCTTTTATCCGCTTTTAAGCTCCAAATTTAAACTAGACAAACAAAGTGCCAAAGCACTTCACATACTTGCTAAGAACTCAAGGAAAAGATACTCTATAAACAAGCAGTTGGGGCATTTTGCAGCTTCTTTTACGATGAATAAGCTTTTAGAAAGAGGTTTTTTGCAGATCGAAAAAAGCAAAGAGGAAAAAATCAAGAGGAAAAAGGGGCAAAAGCTTAAAAAAGCCTTAAGAAAATATACAATTCAAGACAAGGTTTTGTTTAGAAATAATTTTTTGAGGTTCTTTGCGTACTTTTTGCAACCAAATGAGAATTTGATACTAAACAAGGCTTATGATGAGCTTTTAGCTAAAATCAAAAAGGAATTTAAGCATTATCAAAGCCTGTGTTTTGAGGGCTTGGGCAGGGAGCTTTTAGAAAGCAAATTTAAGATAAATTCTATTTCTAGCTTTTGGTCTAATGATGTGGAGATTGATTTATTTTACAAAGATAGCAAATTAACGGTGCTTGGCGAGGTTAAATTTAAAGATAAAAAAATTTGTAAAAATGTCTTTAACAGTCTTCAAAATAAGGCTAAAATACTGAATTTAAAGCCTGATTATTTTGTTATTTTTTCAAAAAGCGGCTTTTCAAGCGAGCTGATAAAAAACAAGGAAGCGAATTTGCTTTTATTTGATTTTGATGAGTTAAAAACACTGCTAAAGGATACGGATGAACGAAAATATACTAAAAAGCCTAGACTCTAA
- a CDS encoding ArsC/Spx/MgsR family protein gives MKLYGIKNCSSVKKGIEFLEAKKLDFEFLDIKKLSEKELDFFLSKKPFEVLINTAGMSARKLNINKDFIAKSSKDELKNIVLTNPSLIKRPVICSDDTVLVGKEYEQYFS, from the coding sequence ATAAAATTATATGGTATTAAAAACTGCTCAAGCGTAAAGAAAGGCATAGAATTCTTAGAAGCTAAAAAGCTTGATTTTGAATTTTTAGACATTAAGAAACTTAGCGAAAAAGAGCTTGATTTCTTTTTGAGCAAAAAGCCTTTTGAGGTATTGATAAATACAGCCGGAATGAGTGCTAGAAAACTAAATATAAACAAAGACTTTATAGCAAAGTCTAGCAAAGATGAGTTAAAAAACATCGTTTTGACAAATCCAAGCCTCATAAAAAGGCCGGTCATTTGCTCAGATGATACTGTGCTTGTTGGCAAGGAATACGAGCAGTATTTTTCATAA
- the rplS gene encoding 50S ribosomal protein L19: MKNKYIQSFEAKQLEGKTVPDFRAGDTLKLAIRIQEGDKSRIQNFEGICIVKRGSGTAQTFTVRKIGANNIGVERIFPLYSESLESITVLRKGRVRRARLFYLRDRKGKAARIKELKK; encoded by the coding sequence ATGAAAAATAAATACATACAAAGCTTCGAGGCAAAACAGCTAGAGGGTAAGACTGTGCCTGATTTTAGAGCAGGCGATACTCTAAAACTTGCTATTCGCATACAAGAAGGCGATAAAAGTAGAATTCAAAATTTCGAGGGCATTTGCATAGTTAAAAGAGGCAGCGGCACAGCTCAAACCTTCACAGTTAGGAAAATAGGTGCTAACAACATAGGAGTTGAGAGAATTTTTCCACTTTATAGCGAGAGCCTAGAAAGTATAACAGTATTAAGAAAAGGTAGGGTTCGCCGTGCAAGACTTTTCTACTTAAGAGATAGAAAAGGAAAGGCTGCACGTATAAAAGAGCTTAAGAAATAG
- a CDS encoding autotransporter outer membrane beta-barrel domain-containing protein: protein MTCKIKTLCALSACALFPTISAADTTIDVTGVNLPTNLVYNLNTNSIELGSSVDKTQNITINFTNAFQENFTAPLDFSAPVDLNTRFSIETTGGLILNNNSNYKVELSNTDFFTNDITATDIAFKFASNTSSVINSKVILQSTAGSKPSAADFDLNDKHNQFYVGKDASVTINGDFDFQNAALIFESDGSKNHSNFVINGDIGTGGIYTSSALFVMVATNYKALEFDRFVALTVNGTIDGSVDGGSQTTALLKQDYKEILSNSNINLGAFEAREQNLNNFVTYDVWAERPANGTGSSYGVMSGKLNDNARDINAVLNAKNTYLRSLYTQLEESRSTTDNAALKGNLGAAMQDIERQQAAITAYTNASTQVEKDAALKAYNALFIKDEQILELSTNLIDKNIANSYLKNYVIFEMLNSPSHKAATASAVNKSTKSIANSNSAISSQQQIINLANEAAINARMVYLKNPYKSDEEKMGNMAYDEAGRTYATFINNTDNGLWANFFGGKNILNSNSASVLGGSLGFDKRISDDSLLGLYLTYADVNLNDKIINEEGKSYQLGLYYNKNFANNMELDLKANFGFNPAKQNYMLGSYDTTSSFTRNYYTISASVGKVVDLADNGGTSIKHFIGVNYYNTYTPAYNTNSDFSLEHKSYAASAISFDLGIGLKQYFNENSFFPHAE from the coding sequence ATGACTTGTAAGATAAAAACCCTATGTGCCCTAAGTGCCTGTGCCCTTTTTCCCACTATAAGCGCAGCAGATACGACTATTGATGTGACAGGTGTTAATCTGCCTACAAATTTGGTATATAATCTTAATACAAACAGCATAGAGCTAGGCTCTAGCGTTGATAAAACCCAAAATATTACTATAAATTTCACAAATGCTTTTCAAGAAAATTTCACTGCGCCGCTTGATTTTAGCGCTCCGGTTGATTTAAATACTAGATTTAGCATTGAAACAACTGGAGGTTTGATTTTAAACAACAACTCAAATTACAAGGTAGAGCTTAGTAACACGGATTTTTTTACAAACGACATCACGGCCACTGACATTGCCTTTAAATTTGCGTCTAATACAAGCTCTGTCATAAATTCTAAGGTGATTTTGCAAAGCACAGCAGGTTCTAAACCTAGTGCTGCTGATTTTGATTTAAACGATAAACATAATCAATTCTACGTAGGCAAAGACGCCTCTGTTACTATAAATGGGGACTTTGACTTTCAAAATGCCGCTTTGATTTTTGAAAGCGATGGCTCGAAAAATCACTCAAATTTTGTGATAAATGGCGATATTGGAACCGGAGGAATATATACTTCAAGTGCTTTATTTGTTATGGTAGCTACAAATTACAAAGCCTTAGAATTTGATCGCTTCGTAGCTCTAACTGTAAATGGTACTATAGACGGTTCTGTGGATGGAGGAAGCCAAACTACGGCTCTTTTAAAGCAAGACTACAAAGAAATTTTAAGCAATTCAAATATAAACTTAGGAGCCTTTGAGGCTAGAGAGCAAAATTTAAATAATTTCGTAACTTATGATGTATGGGCTGAGAGACCAGCAAATGGTACAGGCTCATCTTATGGTGTGATGAGTGGAAAGCTTAATGATAACGCAAGGGATATAAATGCGGTTTTAAATGCTAAGAATACTTACTTAAGATCTCTTTATACTCAGTTAGAAGAATCAAGAAGTACTACTGATAACGCAGCCTTAAAGGGAAATTTAGGTGCGGCTATGCAAGATATAGAGCGTCAGCAAGCAGCCATCACCGCTTACACAAATGCTTCCACCCAAGTTGAAAAAGACGCAGCCTTAAAAGCTTATAATGCTTTATTTATAAAAGATGAACAAATACTTGAGTTAAGCACTAATCTTATAGATAAAAACATAGCAAATTCTTATCTAAAAAACTATGTAATCTTTGAAATGCTAAACTCCCCATCCCACAAAGCAGCCACAGCAAGTGCTGTTAATAAATCAACAAAAAGCATAGCAAATTCAAACTCAGCAATCTCATCTCAACAACAAATAATAAATCTAGCTAATGAAGCAGCTATAAATGCAAGAATGGTTTATCTTAAAAATCCTTATAAAAGTGATGAAGAAAAGATGGGTAATATGGCATATGATGAAGCAGGAAGAACATATGCTACCTTTATAAATAATACAGATAATGGTTTATGGGCAAATTTTTTTGGTGGTAAAAATATACTTAATAGTAATTCTGCTTCTGTATTAGGAGGAAGTTTAGGATTTGATAAAAGAATATCTGATGATAGCTTACTAGGACTTTATCTAACATATGCAGATGTAAATTTAAATGATAAGATTATAAATGAAGAGGGAAAATCATATCAATTAGGACTATATTATAATAAAAACTTTGCTAATAATATGGAACTTGATTTAAAAGCAAATTTTGGTTTTAATCCTGCTAAGCAAAATTATATGCTAGGTTCATATGATACTACTTCATCTTTTACAAGAAACTATTATACAATCTCAGCTTCTGTAGGTAAGGTAGTTGATTTAGCTGATAATGGAGGAACATCTATAAAGCATTTTATAGGAGTAAATTATTATAATACTTATACTCCAGCTTATAATACAAATTCTGATTTTTCTTTAGAGCATAAATCTTATGCAGCTTCTGCAATATCATTTGATCTAGGTATAGGTTTAAAACAATATTTTAATGAAAATTCTTTCTTTCCCCACGCCGAGTAA
- a CDS encoding type II toxin-antitoxin system YafQ family toxin: protein MKYKVKLAKKVKKQLIKLNSKELDSFEYVVTKLSKDEPLEAKYKDHQLKGNYKGFRECHIKPDLLLIYRKNKDILELYLASLGSHSYVF, encoded by the coding sequence ATGAAGTATAAAGTTAAATTAGCCAAAAAAGTTAAAAAACAACTTATAAAACTAAATTCAAAAGAGCTAGATAGTTTTGAATATGTAGTAACCAAACTATCCAAGGACGAGCCCCTAGAAGCAAAGTATAAAGACCATCAGCTAAAAGGTAATTACAAAGGTTTTAGAGAGTGCCACATAAAGCCTGATTTATTGTTAATATACCGCAAAAATAAAGATATTTTAGAACTTTATCTAGCTAGCTTGGGCTCTCACAGCTATGTTTTTTAA
- the sixA gene encoding phosphohistidine phosphatase SixA, which translates to MKKIYLLRHAKAEKEAKSDLKRDLNLKGKEDIKKLCLKLKAYNIAFDLIVSSPATRASKTAKKVAEFLSYAEDKIHFEQSIYEANASELFSYVKGLNDELNSILLVGHNPSLCELAELLSDICINSFPTSSMLALEFDVTSFKDIKEHSGKILFFECVKNIN; encoded by the coding sequence ATGAAAAAAATTTATTTGCTAAGACACGCAAAGGCTGAAAAAGAAGCCAAGAGTGATTTAAAAAGGGATTTGAATTTAAAAGGTAAGGAGGACATCAAAAAGCTTTGTTTAAAGCTCAAAGCTTACAACATAGCTTTTGATTTGATAGTCTCCTCCCCCGCAACCAGAGCTTCTAAAACAGCTAAAAAAGTGGCCGAGTTTCTTTCATATGCTGAGGATAAAATTCACTTTGAACAAAGCATTTATGAAGCAAACGCTAGCGAACTTTTTAGCTATGTAAAGGGCTTAAATGATGAGTTAAACTCTATCTTGCTTGTAGGACATAACCCAAGCCTTTGCGAGTTAGCAGAGCTTTTAAGCGATATTTGCATAAATTCTTTCCCCACAAGCTCCATGCTTGCACTTGAATTTGATGTGACTTCTTTTAAGGATATAAAAGAACATAGCGGCAAAATTTTATTTTTTGAGTGCGTGAAAAATATAAATTGA
- a CDS encoding aminotransferase class V-fold PLP-dependent enzyme — MRIDELKKDIILKKNVRYFDFTASALALKSVEKEIRKILLTYANTHSDSSLHSFLTQKHYENAKQSIRKSLNLSDDFALIACGTGASGAIKKFQELLGLYVPPLIKQKYFQNIKPKDLPLVFVGPYEHHSNEVSFREALCECLRVPLNENLEIDFDFFEKALEQNKNRKLIFSFSLASNVTGILSDYKRIYALAKKYKAILAFDAASFIAYKNIECKYYDALFISTHKLLGGVASCGLLVIKKDLCYSKPSFAAGGTVSYVSKSSVNYLCDVEALEEGGTPGILQLIRASLAFQKRDEIGFKLIEKKSKLLKEYFFKEAEKIPNLKLYAEHLKNRLCIFALNIEGISPFDLAYTLSKYYKIESRAGCDCAGPYGHDLLGLKDGEGLKTKPGWLRISLHYTQEIEDLKYFFDSLKKSIARLSF, encoded by the coding sequence ATGCGTATAGATGAGTTAAAAAAAGACATTATATTAAAAAAAAATGTAAGATATTTTGATTTTACGGCCTCTGCCTTGGCTTTAAAATCTGTTGAAAAAGAGATAAGAAAAATTCTTTTAACCTACGCAAATACCCACTCAGATAGCTCTTTGCACTCTTTTTTGACACAAAAACACTATGAAAACGCAAAGCAAAGCATTAGAAAAAGTCTAAATTTAAGTGATGATTTTGCTTTGATAGCTTGTGGCACAGGAGCTAGCGGGGCTATTAAAAAATTTCAAGAGCTTTTGGGGCTTTATGTGCCGCCTTTAATCAAGCAAAAATATTTTCAAAACATCAAGCCAAAGGATTTGCCCCTAGTTTTTGTAGGCCCTTATGAGCACCATTCAAACGAAGTATCCTTTAGAGAGGCCTTGTGCGAGTGCCTTAGAGTACCTTTGAATGAAAATTTAGAAATTGACTTTGATTTTTTCGAAAAAGCCTTGGAACAAAACAAAAATAGAAAGCTAATATTTAGCTTTTCCTTGGCCTCAAATGTGACTGGAATTTTAAGTGATTATAAAAGAATTTATGCTCTAGCCAAGAAATACAAGGCCATTTTAGCCTTTGACGCAGCCTCATTTATCGCTTATAAAAACATAGAATGTAAATACTACGACGCTTTATTTATAAGCACGCACAAGCTTTTGGGTGGCGTCGCATCTTGTGGACTGCTAGTCATCAAAAAAGACCTGTGCTATTCTAAGCCTAGTTTTGCAGCCGGGGGTACGGTTTCTTATGTTTCAAAAAGCTCAGTAAATTATCTTTGCGATGTTGAAGCCTTAGAAGAGGGAGGAACTCCTGGAATTTTACAGCTAATACGCGCCTCACTAGCCTTTCAAAAAAGAGATGAGATAGGCTTTAAGCTCATAGAAAAAAAATCCAAGCTTTTAAAAGAGTATTTTTTCAAAGAAGCTGAGAAAATCCCAAATTTAAAGCTTTACGCAGAGCATTTAAAAAATAGATTATGTATCTTTGCCTTAAACATAGAAGGAATTTCGCCCTTTGATTTGGCTTACACCTTGAGCAAGTATTATAAGATTGAAAGTAGGGCAGGCTGTGACTGTGCCGGGCCTTACGGACATGATTTGCTAGGCTTAAAAGACGGCGAGGGCTTAAAGACTAAGCCTGGTTGGCTAAGGATTTCCTTGCATTACACGCAAGAAATTGAGGATTTGAAGTATTTTTTTGACAGCCTTAAAAAAAGCATAGCAAGGCTTTCTTTTTAA
- a CDS encoding PepSY-like domain-containing protein: MFRFVLLFSLLVLSLKADMIMSPDALPKNTREFISSNFKAPISLVQVDGSTYEVYLSDGSEFEFDISGNFKEVKSKFTPIPPSILPANIATIITHEYPNAHIVKIERKILYYEIKLSNQLELKIDTNGTVLSREFDD, encoded by the coding sequence ATGTTTAGATTTGTTTTATTATTTTCTTTACTAGTTTTGTCATTAAAAGCTGATATGATAATGTCTCCTGACGCTTTGCCTAAGAACACAAGAGAGTTCATAAGCTCAAATTTCAAGGCTCCAATATCTTTGGTGCAAGTTGATGGCAGCACTTACGAGGTGTATTTAAGCGATGGGAGCGAGTTTGAATTTGACATATCTGGGAATTTCAAGGAGGTAAAATCCAAATTTACGCCCATACCTCCTAGCATACTACCGGCTAACATAGCTACAATAATAACTCACGAGTATCCAAACGCTCATATAGTGAAAATAGAAAGAAAGATACTATACTATGAAATCAAGCTTTCTAACCAACTAGAACTCAAAATAGACACGAACGGCACGGTTTTAAGCCGAGAATTTGATGATTAA
- a CDS encoding rhomboid family intramembrane serine protease gives MFCIIIIAINILVFFILPSELKPIFAINIFFIELDYWWQLLSSMFLHSNFTHLALNMIVLYQFGIVLERFLGSLKFLLLYFIGGVLSSLLSAFYVYYRSFQDEKFFNLLGASGAICVLIGYYAFVYKNSFLGLLIAVLLMSFVPIFVGVNVAWYAHIFGFICGYMIARLRIIR, from the coding sequence ATGTTTTGCATAATTATAATAGCCATTAATATTCTTGTATTTTTTATCTTGCCCAGCGAGCTTAAGCCTATTTTTGCCATAAATATTTTTTTTATCGAGCTTGATTATTGGTGGCAGCTTTTAAGCTCTATGTTTTTGCACTCAAATTTCACGCACCTTGCCTTAAATATGATAGTTTTGTATCAGTTTGGCATAGTTTTAGAACGTTTTTTAGGCTCTTTGAAATTTTTGCTCTTGTATTTTATAGGCGGGGTTTTAAGCTCCTTGCTTAGTGCTTTTTATGTTTATTATCGCTCTTTTCAAGATGAAAAATTTTTCAATTTACTCGGTGCTAGCGGGGCTATTTGTGTTTTGATAGGTTATTATGCCTTTGTGTATAAAAATAGCTTTTTAGGTTTGCTTATTGCGGTTTTGTTGATGAGCTTCGTGCCTATATTTGTGGGTGTTAATGTGGCTTGGTATGCTCATATTTTTGGTTTTATTTGTGGGTATATGATAGCAAGATTAAGGATTATAAGATGA
- a CDS encoding class II 3-deoxy-7-phosphoheptulonate synthase — MATWTKDSWKKYPIKQQPVYENLEELSSVVSKLEKLPPLVFAGEVRSLKSKLAKVAKKEAFLLQGGDCAESFLNFGADNIRDTFKLMLQMAIVLTFSGGCPIVKVGRVAGQFAKPRSADFEEIDGRSLPSYRGDIINGFEFNEEARKPEPKRMLEAYYQSATTLNLLRAFARGGLADLREVHRWNLDFLKRAELRDKYSELSDKITQALNFIEACGINTTNTPSLRETSIYTSHEALLLPYEEALTRVDSLSLETYDCSAHMLWIGERTRGVDEAHAHFLSGVKNPLGVKIGPSAKVDEIKTLASILNKDNEEGKLNIIIRMGADKIASVLPNIFKELKKEGLNLIYSIDPMHGNTVKAGSYKTRAFDKIMQEVRMFFEIAQSEGVYPGGVHLEMTGQDVTECTGGSLNVTEQTLKERYETQCDPRLNADQALELAFLMADLLKKARA; from the coding sequence ATGGCAACTTGGACTAAGGATTCTTGGAAAAAATATCCTATAAAACAGCAACCGGTTTATGAAAATTTAGAGGAGCTATCCTCTGTTGTTTCTAAGCTAGAGAAATTGCCTCCTTTGGTTTTTGCCGGCGAGGTAAGGTCTTTAAAGTCAAAACTTGCTAAGGTTGCAAAGAAAGAAGCTTTCTTACTTCAAGGCGGAGACTGCGCTGAGAGCTTTTTAAATTTCGGCGCGGATAATATAAGAGATACTTTTAAACTTATGTTGCAAATGGCTATAGTGCTTACCTTTTCGGGCGGTTGCCCTATAGTAAAGGTTGGTAGGGTAGCTGGGCAGTTTGCAAAGCCAAGAAGTGCTGATTTTGAGGAGATAGACGGACGTTCTTTGCCAAGTTACAGAGGCGACATAATAAACGGCTTTGAATTTAACGAGGAGGCTAGAAAGCCTGAGCCTAAAAGAATGCTTGAAGCCTACTATCAAAGTGCTACTACTTTAAATTTGCTTCGTGCCTTTGCTAGAGGAGGTTTGGCTGATTTAAGGGAAGTTCATCGCTGGAATTTAGACTTTTTAAAAAGGGCAGAGCTTAGGGATAAATACAGCGAACTAAGCGATAAAATCACTCAAGCCCTAAATTTTATAGAGGCCTGCGGCATAAACACAACAAACACTCCATCTTTAAGAGAAACTAGCATATACACATCACACGAAGCCTTGCTTTTGCCTTATGAGGAGGCTTTAACAAGGGTTGATAGCCTTAGTTTAGAAACTTATGATTGCTCAGCTCACATGCTTTGGATAGGCGAGAGGACGAGGGGAGTTGATGAGGCACATGCGCACTTTTTAAGCGGTGTGAAAAATCCTTTAGGAGTAAAGATAGGTCCAAGTGCCAAGGTAGATGAGATAAAAACGCTAGCCTCTATCCTAAACAAAGACAATGAGGAAGGAAAACTAAACATCATCATAAGAATGGGTGCTGACAAGATAGCTTCGGTGCTACCAAACATCTTTAAAGAGCTGAAAAAAGAGGGCTTAAATTTGATTTACAGCATAGATCCTATGCACGGAAATACAGTAAAAGCAGGCTCTTACAAAACAAGAGCCTTTGATAAGATAATGCAAGAAGTTAGGATGTTTTTTGAGATAGCGCAAAGTGAGGGAGTGTATCCTGGCGGGGTTCATCTTGAGATGACAGGTCAGGATGTAACCGAGTGCACCGGCGGCTCTTTAAATGTAACAGAACAAACTCTTAAAGAAAGATACGAAACTCAGTGCGACCCAAGGTTAAACGCAGACCAAGCCTTAGAGCTAGCCTTTTTAATGGCTGATTTGCTAAAAAAGGCAAGAGCTTGA
- a CDS encoding helix-turn-helix domain-containing protein has protein sequence MINFKTRKEVMKDLQEQEPFYKIQAQLIAARKKAKLSQEDIAKKMQTPQSAVARFESSSKSCNFNTIVSYARAVGLKKLVIEL, from the coding sequence ATGATAAATTTCAAAACTAGGAAAGAAGTAATGAAAGATTTGCAAGAGCAAGAGCCTTTTTACAAAATCCAAGCACAGCTTATAGCGGCAAGAAAAAAGGCAAAGCTAAGCCAAGAAGACATTGCTAAAAAAATGCAAACTCCGCAAAGTGCGGTGGCTAGGTTTGAAAGCTCTAGCAAGTCTTGCAATTTTAACACCATCGTGTCTTACGCAAGGGCTGTGGGACTTAAAAAGCTAGTGATTGAGCTTTAA
- a CDS encoding sensor histidine kinase, with translation MNENILKSLDSNEKEVLKEGLKSLIEQSYVIEQEYKTLNESYSSLRKMISDIIDVLPVILWVRSGEETVLQNYQASQNEELLKQINTEELGSYELEYKSRFYTVKNIKHEDLLIILATDISDEKRKERLASMGGVAAHLAHEIRNPIGSISLLASTLFAKSELKNKHIVLEIQKSIARVERIVNSTLLFTKGVHINKQPFNLRELQDECELVISSYNYNCEIDFEFDFIDLVINADKALLSLVLQNLIYNSIDAIEEKEDEKAFIKIKTCVKDGCLLVQVFDSGVEIKDENAVFEAFKTTKLKGNGLGLSLSKEIINAHLGELCFEKEPKNFYFKIPL, from the coding sequence ATGAACGAAAATATACTAAAAAGCCTAGACTCTAACGAAAAAGAGGTGTTAAAAGAGGGGCTTAAATCCTTAATAGAACAAAGTTATGTCATAGAGCAAGAATACAAGACATTAAATGAGAGTTATAGCTCTTTAAGAAAGATGATAAGCGATATTATCGATGTTTTGCCTGTGATACTTTGGGTGAGAAGCGGGGAAGAAACTGTGCTTCAAAACTACCAAGCCTCGCAAAATGAGGAGCTTTTAAAGCAAATAAACACCGAGGAATTAGGCTCTTACGAACTAGAATACAAAAGCAGATTTTACACAGTAAAAAACATCAAACACGAAGATTTGCTAATCATCCTAGCAACAGACATAAGCGATGAAAAACGCAAGGAAAGACTAGCAAGCATGGGCGGCGTAGCAGCGCACCTGGCACATGAAATAAGAAATCCCATAGGCTCCATCTCCTTGCTAGCCTCGACCTTGTTCGCAAAAAGTGAGCTAAAAAACAAACACATAGTGCTTGAAATTCAAAAATCAATTGCTAGGGTCGAAAGGATAGTAAATTCAACTCTTTTATTTACAAAAGGGGTGCATATCAATAAACAGCCGTTTAATTTGAGAGAATTGCAAGATGAGTGCGAGCTGGTGATTAGCTCTTATAACTACAACTGCGAAATTGACTTTGAATTTGACTTTATAGACCTTGTGATAAACGCTGATAAGGCCTTGCTAAGCCTTGTTTTGCAAAATTTAATCTACAACAGCATAGACGCCATAGAAGAAAAAGAGGATGAAAAAGCCTTTATAAAGATAAAAACCTGCGTAAAGGACGGGTGCTTGCTTGTGCAAGTCTTTGATAGCGGCGTGGAAATCAAGGATGAAAACGCTGTTTTTGAAGCCTTTAAAACCACGAAACTAAAGGGCAACGGACTTGGACTATCTTTGTCAAAAGAAATAATTAATGCTCACTTAGGAGAGCTTTGCTTTGAAAAAGAGCCAAAGAATTTTTATTTCAAGATACCATTATAA